One window from the genome of Roseomonas haemaphysalidis encodes:
- a CDS encoding DoxX family protein: MANPLPPQTASYALGLLRIVAALLFIEHGTQKLFGFPIAPAGGASPAMFSMFWFAGVLETVGGILVLVGFFTRPAAFVLSGLMAFAYFIAHFPRSFWPVANGGDAAILFCFVFLYLAAAGPGAFSINKR; the protein is encoded by the coding sequence ATGGCCAATCCACTTCCGCCGCAGACGGCCTCCTATGCCCTGGGACTGCTGCGCATCGTCGCCGCGCTGCTGTTCATCGAGCACGGCACGCAGAAGCTCTTCGGCTTTCCCATCGCCCCCGCGGGCGGTGCCTCGCCCGCCATGTTCAGCATGTTCTGGTTCGCCGGCGTACTGGAAACGGTGGGCGGCATCCTGGTGCTGGTCGGCTTCTTCACCCGCCCCGCCGCCTTTGTGCTGTCCGGGCTGATGGCCTTCGCCTACTTCATCGCCCATTTCCCGCGCAGCTTCTGGCCGGTGGCCAATGGCGGCGACGCCGCCATCCTGTTCTGCTTCGTGTTCCTGTATCTGGCCGCCGCCGGCCCGGGCGCCTTCAGCATCAACAAGCGCTGA
- the phoB gene encoding phosphate regulon transcriptional regulator PhoB, producing the protein MASVAEIAAGGRPTILVVEDEAPLLTLLRYNLEKQGFRVEEASDGQEALLRVAEAPPDLILLDWMLPALSGLEVCRQLRRRAPTRDLPIIMVTARTEDQDAVRALDTGADDYIAKPFVMDALLARIRALLRRSVGVGAKGVLAWRDISMDQDAHRVVRAGRGLHLGPTEYRLLEFFLQHPGRVFSREQLLDSVWGRDIHVEPRTVDVHIRRLRKVVNGDGELDVIRTVRSAGYALDVEPH; encoded by the coding sequence ATGGCTTCCGTGGCTGAGATCGCCGCCGGCGGGCGCCCCACCATCCTGGTGGTGGAGGACGAGGCGCCGCTGCTGACGCTGCTGCGCTACAACCTGGAAAAGCAGGGCTTCCGCGTGGAGGAAGCCAGCGATGGGCAGGAAGCGCTGCTGCGCGTGGCGGAAGCGCCGCCCGACCTGATCCTGCTGGATTGGATGCTGCCCGCCCTGTCGGGGCTGGAGGTCTGCCGCCAGCTGCGCCGCCGGGCGCCGACGCGCGACCTGCCGATCATCATGGTCACCGCCCGCACCGAGGACCAGGACGCGGTGCGCGCGCTGGACACCGGCGCGGACGACTACATCGCCAAGCCCTTCGTGATGGATGCGCTGCTGGCGCGCATCCGCGCGCTGCTGCGGCGCTCCGTCGGTGTCGGCGCCAAGGGGGTGCTGGCGTGGCGCGACATTTCCATGGACCAGGACGCCCACCGCGTGGTGCGCGCCGGGCGGGGCCTGCACCTCGGCCCCACCGAGTACCGGCTGCTGGAGTTCTTTCTGCAGCACCCGGGCCGCGTCTTCTCGCGCGAGCAGTTGCTGGACAGCGTGTGGGGTCGCGACATCCATGTGGAGCCGCGCACGGTGGACGTGCATATCCGCCGGCTGCGCAAGGTGGTGAACGGGGATGGCGAGCTGGACGTGATCCGCACCGTGCGCTCGGCCGGCTACGCGCTGGACGTGGAGCCGCACTGA